In Haliotis asinina isolate JCU_RB_2024 chromosome 15, JCU_Hal_asi_v2, whole genome shotgun sequence, the sequence TTCAAAGTACATGATGACAGGTAGTTAATTATTCACAGGTACAGGAACATTTGAATATAGAACCAGTAACAACAATAAACCCTGCTTCTCTGAATTAGTATTGACATGGCATTGTTAGTAATGTTTTGACAAATTTCAGAGTAATTATTAGTGCAGgtcattttttcatttcattcaaattaaTATAAGGGATCTATGTATCTTGTTTCCTGAGCCAACATGGATGAAAGGTCTGTGGTTGTCGCCCCTTTGATATGTGAGATGTGACAAGAGAAATCTGATACCTACTTTGGATACCACCTCAACTGTGTTCATttgtgactgggtgtttgacTTGTCCATGAGTGATTGACATGCCTGCGATTGTGTGATGTATCCAGTTGATTGGGAGACAAGtccatgtgtgtgagtgagtgagtgagagagagagggataAAGGAGGTGACAATGACAGCACACTTAACCATGTTCTTCCTGAGGCATAGTAACATCCAGAAAAGTTCCAATCACAAGCAGGTCAGAACTAGACTAATGACTTATATCTGGCTCACACAGTTTTTGTTCATTTGTCAATAATGAGGTAGCATTGTGATCTTCATTAAAGTTGACTTCTGATTATGTTTCCCATGCAAGGCAATTGCCAGACCAAATTGGTTGTCAAGAGGTGTCTGGTACAACAATGCCACACCCCACAGGTTACAAGGGACTTTGTTAAGGTGAAATCATCCTGTGTTTTCGAAGAGCTGTAATCTGTGCAGCACATACACCAGTGTATTGTAACATGTTTCAAACAGTGCCATGTTGTGTTGCCCATGTTTATGTACAAGTGCTACATCAAATGTAATAAACAGTTTTACATGAAGCCAGCCGTAATGTTCCTTAAATGTAGAGTTGTCTCCATTAGGCATGAAGTCATTGGTTTGAATACAATCAATGGTGTAACTACTGTACATTACATTAGAGTCTCATTGGCGATGACCATCTAAACATTCACCATCAGAAGGTCTTTCCTTCGACAGTTGTCACAAGTGTTTCAAACTCTGCCGTACAACAGTAGTTCCAAAATCGTTTGTGTTAGATtagaagaaaatattatttgttgttatttaatCGGAGCACCACTACCGGAAGCTGTGAATCCTCGTTGGCCCTGCTGTCTGCCTATGGTTTATCTTGTATAGGTAGGAAGCTGAGACAAgactggtagtagtagtagtagtagtattctGGGCCCACTGGCACAAAACGGTcatagagctacaattattgtaaatccttaagatcgcgatcttaggatTCGGCTGTAATCGACATCCACATGTGCAAGTGGGCCTTGGTGAGTAAAATTACTGAAGGAAACGTCACACGAGGGATGGAACCAAAATATGTCTATCAATGTTTGTTCTCAGCAAAGCCCAGCCAACAAAAACCATCGCAGCAACGTATAGCAACCCTTATTGATGTTGTTTCGGGTCGCTCTGAGGTTGTCTGGCCAGACAGCAAACAATGTTTGCAGTGATTTGATCCGGTGAAAAGACTTAACACAAACGAGGAGATTCAGAGTACCTTCACGAAAGGATTTGACCCCCAAAATTAGTTTGATAGGTTAGCTGGAAACCTTTTGCAAAAATCAATGAACCCAGAAAATGAAATGTGAGAAGACACACTGGGTCCCTTGTAGAAGCCCGTgtgtggtgtcccatgttgtattattggaataaaaCTGGAGGATTGCTTGTTATCTctctaataataataacaacaagcattgtcactaaggtcaCAATTATCGccgcaaattatcaaatttaacttaaaaagtaatgaaaattaAGGtagtagtttaagatgaagttaaatgtgCCTTCCCAAGATGAAGCTTGGTGGTGAATGCGAAACTCCAGTAACCAGTTCTGGAGATATGTTGACAAGATTAACATGCTggtgaacatgctgaaatcatcTCCGTGACCTTGAACAAGATCCGTGACCCTCATGGACAAGCAATGAATATGTTattatacattatattttaGGATTCATTTAGCTCCCTTCAGAAACCTTTCAGATCAGAAAGCAAACAACATCGGTTATGACGTTGTATCAGCTGTGACGTCATCCCGACCTAAGTTACAATAAGACTCGAATTACGTCAAACACCTTCTTGTACATCAAACACCTTCTTGTACGTCAAACACCTTGTACATAATGGGTGGACGGATAACTGCGATAACACACCTATGAATGTTATTTCTTACTCAAAGTTTATCAGTGGATGAACTGCCCAGAACGAAACCAGGCTGATCTGATTTTGTTACAGTCCATACTCTGTAATTCGAACTTAATTTATATTGTTTTCAACAAGACCGATTAGATATTGACCAAGATCTTTAATGGATGAAACTTCTTTTAATCTTTCACACACAATGTTTCGGGGTCATTTCAGAAATGCTGTTTGTAAAAGATTAAAAAAGATtcatccataaaagatcttggtcatctaTAACCACTTCTAATGCCACCAAAAGACACCATTGGTTATTTGCGGAAATGTCACTTTTATTATCAAGGATGTAGGTGTTTCAGTAACGTGACACGGTGGCCTTGTTACGTAACGGAACAATCTCTACAGGTTCACCTGGGCTTGTTCCTGGTGGGCCTGACTAGGTTGTTGATCATCCTGCCTCGATGTAACAGTGGAAGCGTCTGGCGTGATGCGTAGATCCTTGAGGTAATCTGGCTCCGGTTACGGAAAGATTGTCTTCTGTTCCACTTTGTCCTATCGTTCGGCGCAGGAGAAGCATCAGTGCATCTCAGTTTTTCAGTATCTGAGGCTGTGCAGTCCGACTTAtccctgtctctctctgtcGCGGTACACCCTTGAGGAGTGTCTTTCTCAGTATCAAGCAAGGTCTTCAGGATCTCCATGTGTGGCTTAGTCGGAGATGCTGGCTGCTTGTCCCTTGCGATCGAATCCCCACGGCACATGTCAGCCTCACCCGCGGCTTCCCCAGAGGTTAGGCTCTGGGATTTGTTTGTCTTCTTCCCGCGTGGCTTTCTGTCATCGTCAGATTGAAAAGCAACCCTCCGATTTCGTCCAAATTTCTTGCCACCCTCACGTTCCCCCAGCCGTATAACAGTTCCTTCCACGCTGTCTAGTTCTCCATCCAAGCTGCAGTCTGCACTCATATTCCCAAGACTCAAGCTCCCCCTTCCCCTGCCACCCTCGCCATCAAATGCCCGCAGTGTGAGCGTCTGTCCTCCCCGTGTTAGTTGAGCTGATTTCAACCTCCTCGATCCGACCTGTTCACTCGCGTTCTTGTTGGTGTCAAATATTTTATACTCTGAGATGTCGTAACTCTGTATCTTCCTGTGGTAGATGTCATTCCTTATTTGCCTCTCACTATCGCTGGATCTGAGAGGAATGAGCGGAGTGACGTCAGGGGCTAACCTTCCCATTTGTGTATCATTACCGTCGTCCATTTTGTACACCTGACGATGTCGGGAGCCTGGGGCACTCCTCAAGCACCTGCCGCTGCGAAAcctgtctggtacagactcgggGTTGTCTATGTGAGAGGAATCCGTCATCCGTCCACTATCTTTCAATTCACTCTCTGCGTTGTCCACAAGGCAGCAGGCAATGCACGCACTCCTGTTGTGATGTTTGGCCACGTGATCCGTAGTCTCTTCATCTTCCCTCGAAGATTCTGATGATGGCTTGAACATCACATGCGTGGTAAGATCCGTCGACAGGTTGATGTCTACAAAGGTAATGCCATTGGGCCCAGTTTCTGTGACGTTAGATGTTTCCGAGTCAGACGCCACAAGGGAATCTGGTGGCGTTGCCCTTGCGAGCGCGCTCGTGGAGCTGTTTGTGACTGACGTCGCTTCAGTGGGCGTCTCCTGTCCACACTCAGGCACTTCATTTCGAACACGATGAGGCTCATTTAGGCTTTTCAGTTCTTCGCACACGGCGGCCGATATCCGGTCTGCGGGATTCATATCTTCTGGTTTATGGTCAGTGGTTCCGACATTGAACTTCACCTCGAGACAAACGTTGGGGTTACCAAAGAcattatctttacccactgGTAGAGTGTCACGTAGCGACTTAGGGACAAGATCAAATTCACTGCTGCACACGTGGCAATCGGGTCCATGATCACAGTGGGAAGGATTAAACACATCACGTATTTCCTCGTCTGTGAGGTTTGAGTTGGACCCGGATGACGCCAGAAAGGACTTCCACCTGTTGGGTGAATATATGATATATTCTCTAATGCTttccaaaatgaacatatatctGCGAATATGTTTCCAGCAATTCCCAGACTGTAATGAAGGTTTTCCTCATATCGGTTGTCCAATCAATTTAATGTTCATATTTGAGCAGCGACCCTCAGCAACGTGACATCATAAAACATTTCAGCTGAAAAGTGATTGATGTCACGCATTGTTCatatcatcctcgatatctccagggtatacgttccgataagtctccactataccaaGGATGCATCTAGATGTCTTCACTACGAGTTAATTTTTTGGGAAATTGAACATGGGTATAGATTAAGCTTGCAGTAATCTATTTCATGACATCTGGACCTCACTTGGGTGAAATAATAGGTATATCCCACAGTTCATAAATTACTATATACTTTACATAAATGCTTCGTCCGGCTGGCTATCGTCTCTATAGTTTCACATGTATTTAGACACGAATGAAAACAGAGACTTCTTGGGTTACCGAGAAAACACTGTCTTCGGTTGCGTTGGTTGCAATCCAAAAATTCAGTATTTCCAGTTTTTGTATCGTTCTCTTATCTAGTTATGAAATGGCAGTTTTGTTTAATCAAATGGTTAtggttatttttttctgttattaAACAAAGTAAGGCTTGGATGTTGTCAGTTTTCTGCATTATGTACCATAATACGCACCATATCATTTCAGCCTACTATCACATGCATCGTTGCCAAAACTTGTCGTCCCGAAAACGTTAGAAAGTGCTCGACAAGCCACCGCCATGGGGTTGCGGCACGTACCTTTCAATGTCCAGGAACATGTCTGACGTAACTCTCTCAGGACGTGACAAATCTTCATCCGACTCACTTCCCCGACCTATAGGAGTTAAACACAGTTAATTATTCATCGATTACAACTTCACATTCCAAACTATTCCGTTTCAGCATCTCTGAGTTAAAAAACCccggtgccgttgtacaaaactTAGTCGCTGTAATATTCGTCCCACACGGTAACATAGACGTAAGGTGTCGGAGCACTacggttgttttgtacaatagTACCCAGATCTAACACAGAGTCGTAAGAGAATATATTCTTGACAATGTCTCAGCCAGCAGCGTCTGCTAAACAACAATCTCTGCACATGCGCTGCAGAACTATCTAGCAACAGTGCCTTTAGCCAAGGTTCAGAAGAGACTATCGTCTAATCAGTATCGTCGCGTGGTGGACGGAGCCTAGCACTGACCCATTCACCCTGTTGTTAGTGCCAATACTTGTAAAATAGAATACTTTGAAGATAAGAGGGGTTCTTTTTCTAGCCAGATAAACTATTTACCTCACTGTTTTCCTGCTAGGAGAGGAGATAAACATGTTATTAACTAAGAAAGGAAAACATTCTATTTATAAAGTATGTTCATATAAAAACGTATCATGTGTCGACACTAAAGATCTCTGTCATATTGAAAGACGTGAAGTAGTTCCGGTGTTCTGACTGAGTTGCTCTAACGCTGCATTGAACATCCTTTTTCTTAATGTCAGCTTTATGTGCGAGAAGAGCAAGAAGTGATTAATTTCTTGGACTTCTTGACACGGTGCTGACAAACGTACTAACATAATTTGGAcaaactgggattcgaacccagaatCATTCGTTTCTGAATTAACAGGTTTGGGCCTTTCTATGGGACGCGACTCTGTCACTCGTGCTCCCATTTCCTTCATAAATGTCTTTTCTCAACACCTTGGCCACCTCGAGAGATAACGTGAACTATTTGGTTATTATGCTGGAACGGACAAAGACCATGCAGACCCACCCTTCATTCCAAGTATTTCATCCGAAGGTACGTCTCTCGGGGAGAGGGGGTCAAATGGTCCGTGATGGTATGGCGGGAAGGGAAACGGCCAAGAGTCATCTTCCAGGCTGCGGGTGTTGCCATAATCGGAATCTTCCTCTCTGACAACAGAAGACAGTGTGATGCATACAGTATGTCCTGGCTATAATGTCACCGTTTGTTCAGGAGAAAACATGGCATTATATCTAGGGTGGCAGTATAACCGTAGAGAACAGTTAGAGGCCCAATCAACACGGTGATGATTGAGCTGGTGTCTCCTGTAATGAATCTTTAATGACTGAATAATTCCACCATCTAGGGACTGCAGGTTACTTGTTTTATGTGGCAGGAAGTCTATTGTCACATGTGTTATCCCATCTGGGATTACATGACAACTTAAAGCAGTAATGAGTTTGGTCGATTAATTTGAGTCATGGCAATGAACCAATTCAGTTATGTTTGCTACATGCAGTCAGTGCGATTGGCATTATAACCCTTGACAAATGGCATTATATCCACTTTGGCATTATCACCAGGATCTATAGACAGGAAATCCGTCCTGGCaaaaacatgtcattatatccagGATGGCATTATCACCAGGGTGCACTATACATGGGACGTTGTAAACGGCGCTGTCGTTACCATTTGCAGCTTGACgtgggagagagagtgagtcttgatttatgcctcttttagcaatattccagcaatattgggATACACTAGGCatggacatcacacattgtgcctatgtggggaatcgaacccggctcttcggCGTCGAGCTAACGTCtcaaccattaagctaccccaccgctccagACGTGGGAAACCATCGGGTGGAAATTAAGCACACAGATCTCCGTCCGTAAACTAGTGTGTTGTCATTAGACAAGCTTATATTGCTTTGCAATTGTAGAATTGTTCGAGGTCACAGATAGTGAGGAGGGCCTGGGTTATCTACCCATGACTGATTTCTCTATTGTTTGTTTAATACCACAGctgtgtggcggcggtctgaaaataagtctgcaattgggatatgatgacatgccaACAAGGTCATCGGACCTGACACTCGATCTCGTTAGTCTGCTTTTACTCCAAACACAGGTTATTTGTAACTCTGATCTTCACGGGAACCGAACAATCAATATCAGTTTCAGCCTGAGAGCTTCTGAGATCGCTCCATGGCTTTGACAGCACGTTTTGTACATAACGaggggtggtggtgtagcctagtggtcaaagcattcgctcgacacaccgaagacccgggttcaattcctcccatgggtacaatgtgtgaggaccatttctgctgtcccctgccgtgacattgctggataattgctaaaagtggcgtgtGTGAAATACTTGACACCTGCCAAGCGTACCTCCTATATGGTTCTCCAACAGTCACCTTTACTGGAGAATGGACTTGTTTCTGGTCATCGCCCGCTTTCTTGGGTGAGTCCAAATTCACTGTACTCCGAGGGGTAGTGGGTGGTGCTACAGGCGAATTTGGTCGACGATCATCTTCCCGATGTGGGCTGATGCGATTTgccttcttcttcttcccaGTGGATCGCGACGTCTTCTTCACCGGGGACTTGTGCCGCGGTAGGTTTGTCGCGTTTCTCTTGGGAGACGCCGATGTTCCTGAGGTAACACCTGGCGACGGCTTCTCTGGGGCTGCCACGGAAGTAATACCAACAGACGTTATGCCAACACCACAGTCGTAAAACAACCGAATAAGTGACATACTAATGTTTCAGGTTCCCCattcacaaagcgttcgtaacttTACGACCTATCGTAACTATTGAATACATCATTGGCTTAGGTGCAATGAACGCTTTGTAGATAGGTCCCTGTTCATTGCTCCATCCCTTAAGTAACGAAGACAATCTTCAAAATGACTACATCAGTAGCGATCACGGGGTTTGGAAGTGACTGACGTCCAAGGATCAGTATTTCCAAGATTCGACCTGCGGACCCTTGTCGACTACATAGCATAACCCGCTGTCCGACATCGCGGAAACTGGCTGTAGAGAAAGGTGACTGGGCGTTTAAAATACCCAGACGTGTAGAACTTACAGTGTATATAACCGCATTAACAGTCACCTGCAGTGCTTACATTTATGGCTTTGGTTCTTCTTTGTCAGGCCAGACAACTTAGCCTTGAGGACCTCCCGTGTGCTGATGTCCAGTGTTGGAGGACTGTCCACTGACCTGACGGCGTCGTTTGGTTCGACGTGGTCGTGCTGTCCCTGTTGGTGTATCTCCTGCATCATCCCCAGCATCGCCTGTGTGTCTGCTCCAATCTGTTTGCCCACTACACGTGGCTGGCCAATGGGCACCTCCGTTTTCTTCACACACTCCAGAGGGGCGTGGTTGGCGGCGGCGGTGGCAATGCGCGCCAGAGTAGCTGCTGATGACCCTCCGCCAAATCTAGCCCACAGAACGTTGTGGGTGGCACATTCTTCTTGGCGCTTCTTGGAAGGGGACGGGCGATACACCCAACCTGAAAAATATTCCATAATACCAACACCACATCCAGAAGTCAAAACCCCCTTCCTGTTACatacactgaaatgaaagaacTTGGTTTAACGCGACGTTGAACCGTTGTTCGTGTATGTCACTGCATGTTGGCTGGATGAATTAGAAAGCCCCGAGGAGATGCAGGTCTGGAAAGGTTGTTGAAACGCACGAGCACCTCTATGTCACTAACAAACCGAGAAACATGATAAGAGCGAATGGAGACAAGAACGCATACACGTTTACGGCCTACCTTTAGAAGACAGCACCACAAGTTGTGGTATTCTGAAGGTGCTCCTGCGTTACATCACAGCAAATTGCACTGCCCCAAGGGGCTGGCTACTCGTGCCCCAACATATAACACGTCACGTCAACAGCAGTTTGTTGTCAGTGTCATTCCACATCTAGCATTTATGACACGACCAATCCAGAAAAACTTTGTGAAAATGAACAGTGGGGGAATGCTGTCTATCAATAGATTCTTTGCTATAGACTCAGTTATAACATGAAGAAATGGTCATCCTTTATATCTCCAGGTTATACGTTCCGATAATTCTCCTCTATAGTAGTGAACGTATAGCCTGAatagtggagagttatcggaacgtatagcctgtatagtggagagttatcggaacgtatagCCTGCATAGTGGAGAGCTATCGGGAGGTATAACCTCtatagtggagagttatcggaacgtatagcctgtatagtggagagttatcTGAAGGTATAGCCTGCATAGCGGAGAGTTATTGGGAGGTATAACCTgtatagtggagagttatcggaacATATAGCCTCTATGgtggagagttatcggaacGTTTAGCCTGCatagtggagagttatcggGAGGTATATAGCCTGTATAGTGGAGAGCTATCGGAACGAATAACCCCTATAGTGAAGAGTTATCGGGAGGTATAGCCTCtatagtggagagttatcggGAGGTACCTGTAGATATCGAGGACGGGGATAATAATGCTGACTGCAGagtaaaaacaacattcagtccATCTTGTCACGTGTGCTACATTTAGTGCAATCATGTTTTACAGCTTGATAACAACTGCAGCGGAGACAGGTCGGGTAGCCATAGTAAATTTCATCATCAGCTCGGGTACCCTTGCCAACTGTACACGCAACCCAGAAAGTGAAAGGGAGTTCTTCCAGGAAGCGCTGCCTAGTCGCATTATAAATGATTATATTTATTAATGTTTATTTTCTAGGACTGTTTTTAAGGTATACAAACCAGGGAACTCCTTTTTGTGCTGGTTCTTTATCATTTCGGCCTCGTCGTAGTACGGCTGTTTTTCCTCCTGACTGAGGCTGTTCCAGACTTCCCCCAGTTTAACGCTGATCTGGGAGTTGGTGTCGGAATTGAACTGCGACGCGAGCTTGGCCCGATAGGTGCGTGCCCATACCATGAACGCGTTCATTGGACGCTTGACGTTGCCGCTCTTATTTCGGAAACTGGAGCCTGGCGTACGATAGCGATCGCCTGTGCCTGTGATAAAATAGAAGATGTTAACGTATCAGTAAAACAACACGAAAAATGGAGGACAGATGTTATATTTACAACACAGCAGGAAAATCAGTCTCAAACTGTATGTAAGGTTAATACAATGTATTCACTTAAGAGGTTTAATTGCATCATACCATACTTGTAAATGCAAATGCCCGGAGACTATAATGATTGTTTCCGCTTATTTTGAGTTTCTTCTAGGTATTCAAAGTGAGTTAGCGATAAACTGGAATTAAACTggaattaagtgagtgagtgatttaaagttgaatcagcaatattcgaactatatggcgacggtctgtaaataattgaatcggGATCAGACAATGAAGTGATCAATAGCCTGAACATCGATCAACCCAATTGATATACGAAACATATCAACCAAGTCGGAGAGCCTTTCCGcctggtcccgttagtcgcctctcacgacaagtatgggttgctgaagaccaattctagcacGGATCTTCGTGGGTACCGAAAAATCGTGGTACCACGTGAAGCGTAAATATGAACGATTAAACTTAAACTGCTTGGAATATAACTGGCACATCAATACTCAGCTATTCCACCATGACCAATAATTGATTACCTTGGTCCATCAACGACTGACAAAATGCATTGAGTAAGACTACGAAATATCGCATACCTCCCGCCATCTTTGAAAGAAGTTAAAAGTTCGGGTTCGGGTGACATGACACCAAGCATTGTACCACGCACTGACACCATGAGTTTTCAACATGTATAATATAACCATGACAATGAAATCACCTACCCGGTACCAAATCCTTGACCCGGTCCGACGAGACGGATACCGCTTCCGGGGAATTTTGACTTCCTTTGGTCTTGATCCCGGAAGTTGGACTGCCTTTGACGGGTGGGTTGTTGGGGATCCTTGACGCCCCGTTGTCATCATGTGATGAGATGCTCTGAGAGTTGGTTGTAATAACTGGAATCTTGTTGAGATACACCACATGGCCAGGCTGAGCTGTTTTGGTGGCAGTCTGCTCGACACTATGTATGGGAACTAAGTTAATGTCTGAGAGTTTCTGTCCAGGCTGAAGGAAGACAAAACGTACGTCCGGTTTTCGAGGAGCCGGTGCTATCGACTGAATCTTAGATACATCCTGATCAGGGGGCTTTTTGATTCCCATTTGCTGTCCTATTATTCCATTACTAAAGTTGGATTCTCGGGACCCTCTCGGGTTCACGGTCTCAGTAGCTACACGCAAACCACTATCGCTGGAACCCATGTTTACACTTTTCTGTGTCGGCGAATCATTGGAAATATCCATCTTTGTTTCTGAGTCATCCGATGATTGTTGTAAATCAGTCCTCAGAATCTGATCTGCCGCCAGTTGCTCTCTGCTGAATGTTGCGTTTATCGTTTTATCCCCTTTTCCTCGCCAAGGAACAGTGAAAGCCTTATTCGGGTTGACGGAACGTTTAGCTGCGCTAACTGCGTTACCCATCATAGACGTAGCAAGAATGTGAGAGATGAAGGCGATGATGAAGATGGCCGTCC encodes:
- the LOC137265234 gene encoding uncharacterized protein, with translation MGNAVSAAKRSVNPNKAFTVPWRGKGDKTINATFSREQLAADQILRTDLQQSSDDSETKMDISNDSPTQKSVNMGSSDSGLRVATETVNPRGSRESNFSNGIIGQQMGIKKPPDQDVSKIQSIAPAPRKPDVRFVFLQPGQKLSDINLVPIHSVEQTATKTAQPGHVVYLNKIPVITTNSQSISSHDDNGASRIPNNPPVKGSPTSGIKTKGSQNSPEAVSVSSDRVKDLVPGTGDRYRTPGSSFRNKSGNVKRPMNAFMVWARTYRAKLASQFNSDTNSQISVKLGEVWNSLSQEEKQPYYDEAEMIKNQHKKEFPGWVYRPSPSKKRQEECATHNVLWARFGGGSSAATLARIATAAANHAPLECVKKTEVPIGQPRVVGKQIGADTQAMLGMMQEIHQQGQHDHVEPNDAVRSVDSPPTLDISTREVLKAKLSGLTKKNQSHKSPEKPSPGVTSGTSASPKRNATNLPRHKSPVKKTSRSTGKKKKANRISPHREDDRRPNSPVAPPTTPRSTVNLDSPKKAGDDQKQVHSPVKVTVGEPYRRYAWQVSNDSWPFPFPPYHHGPFDPLSPRDVPSDEILGMKGGSACESDEDLSRPERVTSDMFLDIERWKSFLASSGSNSNLTDEEIRDVFNPSHCDHGPDCHVCSSEFDLVPKSLRDTLPVGKDNVFGNPNVCLEVKFNVGTTDHKPEDMNPADRISAAVCEELKSLNEPHRVRNEVPECGQETPTEATSVTNSSTSALARATPPDSLVASDSETSNVTETGPNGITFVDINLSTDLTTHVMFKPSSESSREDEETTDHVAKHHNRSACIACCLVDNAESELKDSGRMTDSSHIDNPESVPDRFRSGRCLRSAPGSRHRQVYKMDDGNDTQMGRLAPDVTPLIPLRSSDSERQIRNDIYHRKIQSYDISEYKIFDTNKNASEQVGSRRLKSAQLTRGGQTLTLRAFDGEGGRGRGSLSLGNMSADCSLDGELDSVEGTVIRLGEREGGKKFGRNRRVAFQSDDDRKPRGKKTNKSQSLTSGEAAGEADMCRGDSIARDKQPASPTKPHMEILKTLLDTEKDTPQGCTATERDRDKSDCTASDTEKLRCTDASPAPNDRTKWNRRQSFRNRSQITSRIYASRQTLPLLHRGRMINNLVRPTRNKPR